From Desulfonatronum thiosulfatophilum:
TAAAGACTTCTCACAACGCCCTCCCGAAGGATGCCCCCTTGGAGGTCCGGGGCACACGTGTTCTGGTCGGGGAGGAGAACGCCACAGCCCGGGAAATGCTCATCCGGTGGCTGACCCACTGGAATTTTGTTCCCGTGGATGCGCCCGATCATCGGACTGTCCAGAAGTTGCTCTCCGAGGCGGCGAGCATGGGGACCCCATTCAGGGTTGCTCTGGTCAATCTGGCCTTGAACAAGGCGGAGGAACCGCTGAATCCGGAAACGACCAGGCTGGCAAAAGCGTTTCCACTGACCAAAATGCTGGCCATGATCCCCCTGAACCGTCATAACATGAGGAAGGACATTCAAGCACTCGGGTTTTCGGCCTCCTTGACCAAGCCGGTCAGGCCTTCCGTCCTGCTGGACTGCCTGACCGCGATGCTTGGCGCGGGCGATGCCGGTGCCTGCCGACCCTCTCACAAACAAGGTATTGCGTTGCCGAACATACCGAAGTCGGCGAAAATCCTGCTGGTGGAAGACAATATCGTGAACCAGCAGGTTGCCTTGGGCATCCTGAAAAAAATGGGTGTTCAGGCGGAACTGGCGCAGAACGGCGCCGAGGCCCTGACCATCCTCGAACATTCCGCCTACGACCTGGTCTTCATGGATATTCAAATGCCCGTCATGGACGGATTGGAAGCCACCAGAATGATCCGCTCCGGGTCCGGAAACGTCTCCGTTGCCGCCAAGAATCCCGACGTGCCTATCATCGCGATGACCGCACACGCCCTGGACAAGGATCGGGAGAAGTGTTTCGAGGCAGGCATGAACGACTTTCTGTCCAAGCCTCTTGAGCCCGCTCAGCTGGCAGGGATTCTCGACAAGTGGCTGGGAACCGGAAGCGATGAAAAATGTCTCGATCAACAGACCGGGGCATGACAGCGGCTGGAAACAGGTGCCGCAACTATCCAGTCGAAGTGTTCCGGCCCCGCAACAGCAGCAAGGGCGCGCCTGCGGCAAGGACACCTAATCCGACAATGGCGCCGGGCCCCGCATAGAGGGTGCTCGACCATAGCAATCCAAGACAGGTTATCCCGAACAGCAGCGGGGTGAGCGGGTACACGGGGACCCGAAAGGGACGTCTGCGAAGCGGATCCCGGTGACGCAGCGCGAAAACGGACATCGCCGTCAGGAGCATGAACAGCCAGAAAACCGGCGCGGTGTAGGCGACCATGGTACCGATGCCGTCCTGCGTCATGGCCCCGAACAGGACCAGGGCCAGGGTGATCAGCCCCTGGAGCGCCAACGCCCTGACCGGCGTCTCGGAGCGCTCGCTCCAGGCGCCGAGCATGGAAAGACGCGGTACGTCGCGCCCCAGGGCATAGTAGACGCGGGCCCCGGTCAATATTGTGGCATTGAGGGTGCTCAGAGCCACGATGCAGACCATCACGCTCAACAGGAAAGCGGCCCTGGGGCCGGCAACGAGCTGCATCATCTGCGCTCCCACCGCATGGGTCTCACGCAGGCCTTCCAGTCCGAAAATGTGCAGATACGACAGGTTGGCCAGGACATACACGAAGATGACAATGGCTGCTCCGAGCAACAGGACCCGGCTCATGCTCCGCTGCGGGTCGCGCAGTTCTCCGGACAGGTAGGCCGTCTCGTTCCAGCCGCCGTAGGTGAGCAGGACGAAGACCATGCCCATGCCTAAAGCCCCGGCCGGATTGCCGCTCAAAGCGGTTGAGGTCCCGGCGCCGATGATCGGCTCCGCCATGGCCGGCGCCGACTTGAGCAGTCCGCCGCCGATAACCAGGGCCAGGGCCAGAACGGTCATCGACGAGAACAGGATCTGCGCCCGCTTGGCTTCACGGGTGCCGACAATATTCAGGGCCGTCAGCCCCATGATGGCGACGGCCGCGTGCATTGCAGCGCCCCATGCCCCAAGGGGCACCAGCTGCTGTGCGTATTCCCCGTAGATGAAAGCCACCGCGGCAATCGACCCGGTCTGGATGACAGTGCCGCGAGCCCATGCGAAAAGCACGCCCACCCCTGATCCCCATGCCCGCTGCAGGAAGTGGTATTCGCCTCCTGCATGCGGGTATGTCGAGCCCAGTTCCGCGTAGCAGAGCGCGCCCAGCAGCATGATCAGCCCACCGGCCAGCCACAAGCCCATGTAGATGTATGGGGTCTCTGCCTGCTGGGCCACAAGGGGCGGAAAACCGAAGATGCCGATGCCGATGACCACGCCGACCAGAACCGCGACACCGTCGGCAACGCTCAGTCCGCCGCGAAGCTTTTCGTTTGAGGCTGGCCGGCAGCTAGTTGCGTCTGGCATTCCAGCCTTGCGCCGCGCCGGAGGTTTGAACGGGAACCATCGTATCGCCTTCCACCCTGCCGACATAGTTGTCGGAGCCGATGACGAAGCGGATCTCGTCGCCACGCAGATTTACGTCATTAAGGTCCATGGAAGCGCCTTCCACCACGGCATGACCGCTGATGTTCTGGTAAGACTGGGTCAAGGACAGGGTGACTTCCCTGCCGTCGGCTGTGGAGAGCTGCCATCGCCCCTGCACCTGTGCGGGAACGATCCAGAGATAGGCGTTGCGTCCGTCGACCACTTCATGCTGGTCCGGTTCCCAGTCGCCCATGTTGAAGGCGTGGGAGACGACTCGCGTTCCGGGTCTCATCGTCTCCAGAATCACCGGGCGCAGGCGCAGATTCAACGTTTGCAGGAGGTACATGGTCAGCACTGTGGCTTCGGAAAAATCCATTTCGAACAGATCCCCCTCCTCGAAAGTGGCGCGGTCCTCGACGCCGGCCCGGCGGGCATTTTCCCGGCCCTCGGCAACCCGCTGGGGATCCAGGTCGATGCCGTGAGCAGCCCGGGCGTTGAAATCCCTGACAGCCGCGACCACGATGCGGCCATCCCCCGAGCCGAGATCAATCACGTAATCATCCTCCCGAACCTCGGCCATTTCCAACATGCGATGGACCAGCCTCTCCGGCGTGGGAACATAGATGACGCTGAGCTGCGGCGATGCGCCGGCTTCGGAAGCGCTCCACCAATTGATGCCTGGCGCCGTCAACAGGCAGACAACCAGAATTGTTGCCCAGAGCGTTCTTCGTCCGGGTTGAGCAAATGAACCGCAAATTGACGACATCATTTTCCCCTCCTCCATTCGGTTTGCAGCTGAACAACATAGTCCTGTCCAGCAAAATGTTATGTTCCATGTCATGGCCTGATCAGCCGACAATGAACAACGGATGAACATGAATATGTCCATCCGTCGCAACAGCACTCCCCTGAGCCAGGGGCTGAAACGAAAGCCGACGTCGTAACCGCGGCAGCGCCGAGACAAGCACTCTGCAATGAACAGGATTCAACACCATACGGAAAAGTAACTGCTCAAATAGATCGGGCACAGCTTGCGTGCTACCTTGCAAGTGGATTCCCGCCTTCGCGGGAATGACTTCAATTGAACGCTTTCCAGTCACGTCATGCCCGCGAAGGCGGGCATCCAGGCCATACTTACCACAATTGATTGATCAGTTACTCGGAAAAATGTTGCTTATCGGATATCAATTCAAATTTTTGTAAAACTATTCGTTTTCATGCTGATCATTCATCAATATGCATGCCAATACCTTCTTCTTGAAAAACCTTCAGCATTATTATTTAAATTTCTGAGTAACTCAGTAAAAATTTATTATCGTCTTGCATTTGGAGAAAAATTTCTTGTGAAATGATAATCCGCAAATATATGCCCGTGCCACCCATAGCCAGCAACAAATTCAGAAAGCGGGTCGTACGGCTTGCCTTTCACCTCGACACAGCTCTCAAGTCTAGGCAGAGTGGCCTGCCTGCTTGACCTGGGCAAAATTCTTGGTAAACACACAACGAAATCATGCGGTTAAGATTTTAAGCCCAGAAGAGTGAATCCAGCCAATCTCTGACCGTTGAAAGGAAATCATGAACGATCCATCCGCTGCTTCCTCCAGCCGATCCTTGACCCGAGAAATCCTGAACGACATCGGCTCGGTCAAGTGTCTTTCCGGAATCAGTATCGGGCTGGTGATCAGCCTGATGTTGATCATTATTCAGGTTTCCTTTGCCGCGATGATTTTTTCCGGACCTCTGGAGGTTCACGCCCAACGGGGCATGGGATTGACCATGGCCGGCGCCGTGGCGCTCCTTCTGATATCAGCCCTTTTCAGCAGTTTTCGCCCCACCATCACTGCCCCTCAGGATGCTCCCGTGGCCATTTTTGCCGGAGCCGCGGCCGGCATCGCCGTGACGTTGGGTACCGGATACACCGAGGCGGCCTTCATCACGGTTGTGGCTGCATTGATCCTTTCCACCATGGCCACTGCCGTGTTTTTCCTGCTGGCCGGGGTCATGCGTTTTGCAGGCTACATCCGGTTCATGCCCTATCCTGTTGTTGCCGGGTTTCTTGCCGGCACCGGCTGGCTGCTGAGCAAAGGCAGCCTGGAAGTGATGACCGGGTTTTCCATGACCTGGTCCACGGTGCCGGCTTTGCTGTCCACGGAAGCGCTCATGCTCTGGGCCCCAGGAGCCGCCTATGCCCTGCTGCTGTTTTTCTGTCTGCGCCGCTGGTCGCACTTTTTAATTCTGCCCGGCTCGATGATCGTTGGCTTGATCCTTTACCATCTGGCCATGCCCGTCTTTGACCTGGATATGGAACAGGCCCGAGAATCGGGACTTTTTTTCGCTTCCTTCTCCTCGGCGCACCTCTGGCCGGTATTCAGCCTTTCGGATTATCAATTCATCCAATGGAACGCCCTCTTTCCCCAGCTGCCGACTTTGGCCATCATACCCTTCATCTCCCTGCTTGGATTTCTTCTGAACACCGGCGGCATCGAACTGGCCGCGCAGCGAGACCTGGACTTGAACCGGGAATTACTGGTCAACAGCGGCGGAAATGCCTTGGCGGCGCTGGCCGGGTCATCCGCCGGATACACCTCCCTTAGTCTCGCCATGCTGGGGTTCAAGACCGGCGCTGACACAAGGATCGTCGGGCTGACGGCCACAGCCATGTTCATCGCGACGCTTTTTTTCGGCGGGCAAATCATCTCCATTTTCCCCAAGGCTCTGTTGGGCGGCTTTTTACTGCTTCTGGGCCTTTTTTTCCTTTCGGACTGGATACTGGATACCTATAAACGCATGCCCAGGGCCGACTACATGATCGTGGTCGGCGTTTTTGCCACTATCGGCATATTTGGATATTTGTACGGTGTTTTGCTGGGTCTGCTGGCGACCGTGACCTTGTTTGTGGCCAAGCTCACTCGGATTCCGGCTGTCGAGTCCACTTCCACCTGCGCCCAGACCCGCAGCCGCAAGGCACGCCCCCTGCCCCATCAGCGTCTGCTTGCGGAGCATGGACGAAGTGCCTATATCTTTAATCTGAACGGCTTTCTTTTTTTCGGTTCCGTGAACGCCTTGACCTCGGCGGTCATGCAAGCCTGGACCAACGAGGAAGCCCGCTTCATTCTGGTCGATTTTCAGAAAGTGACCGGATTCGACATCTCGGCGGTAAACAATTTCGTCCGTCTGGCCCAACGCATCTCTGCACGCAATGAAAATTTCATTCTTACAGCACCACCAGGGCTGTTCGTGGACCTGTTCAACCAGGTCGCTGGACCGGAAACGGCTTCCAAGGTTCGGATATTTCCGGACAAAAACACGGCCCTGGAATGGATCGAGGACCAGTTGTTGAACACTGCACTGACGACCATGGCCAAAGCCACGCCGGACTCACGAAGAAGATCCCATGGCCAACTCTTCGATGAGGTCGCCGACGATCTTCTGGATCAGCTGGAACAGCAGGAACACGTTGAAACGCTGTTGGAACGAATCCGTCCATATCTGGAGGCCCGTTCATTTGCCGCGGGGCAGGAACTGCTGGAAGAAAACGCCCCGGCGCCCGGGATGTTCTTCATTCATCAAGGCGCTGTCCGAGAGAGCGTTACGGTTTCCTCGGGGCGAAGCACTACGCTGCGAACTCTTGGCCAGGGCACCTTTTTCGCTGTGCCCGCTGCCTATGAGCCCTGGCGATCCTGCTGTTCTTATCAGGCGGAATCCGCAGTGGAAACTTTCCTGCTCACCCCGGAGGCCTTGCGCGAGCTGGAATCCGTCGATCCCCGGACGGCCCAGGAAATCCACCGTCTGGTCGTCTCGTCCCTTGTGCGCGCATAGCCGCTACTCCGGATCTTGCCCTGCGGTCGTGACCGGCACGTTCCGGTGGCCGCTCTTCATGACCGCGACAATCCTCAACATCATCCAAAACAATCAAGAACATCATGCCCATTGAATTCCACCCTGTCAGTTTGCGGGACCAGGAGCAGTATCTGCTGTTGCTGGCCCAGTGCTCCCAGAAAACATCGGACTACAGCTTTGCGAACATCTTCGGCTGGGCTGAGGAGTATGGCCTGGAATGGTTTTTCGAGAAGGACCTGGTCTGGATCAGGCAACAGAAGCCGGAACCTGTTTACTGGGCCCCTATCGGATCATGGGAGAAGATTGATTGGGAGGAGCATGCCACAAGGCTCAGGTCGGCCCGGTTTCAGCGCGTGCCCGAGGAACTGGCCCGCATCTGGCGGGGTTGTTTCGGCGAGCGGCTCGTGGTGTCCGATGCCCGGGGGCAGTGGGATTACATCTATCTGGTCCGGGAGTTGGTGGAACTGAAAGGAAATCGGTTTCACAAAAAAAAGAATCACTTCAATCAGTTTGATCGAAATTACCAAGCAGTCTATCACGATCTGGACATGGACTGCGTGGAGCGGGTGCTGGAAATGCAGCAGAACTGGTGCTCCTGGAAAGAATGCGCCCATTCCGATGCATTGGAAGCGGAGAACACGGCCATAGGACGCGTTCTCAAGGAGTGGGACAGGATTCCGGGGCTCAAGGGCGGCGTTCTGGAGGTGAATGAGGAGATCGTCGCCTATACCGTGGCCGAGGCCCTGACCGAAAACACCATGGTCATCCACTTTGAAAAGGGGCACACCGGCTACAAGGGCGTCTATCAGGCCATCAACAAGCTGTTCCTGGCCAATGCGGCAAGCGGCTTCGAGTACGTCAATCGCGAACAGGATCTGGACGACGAAGGACTGCGCAAGGCGAAACTCTCCTATAATCCAGTCCGCTTTTTGAAAAAAAGCAGCGTACGCTTTTTAGGATGACATGAGTCGTCATTTTTTCGACAACATCATCGCCAACACGCCAACACACCGAGTCCAACATGGATGAACACATCACTACCCTGCTCGGCAAGATGCCGGTCTTTCAAGGGCTGTCCACGCAGCAACTCCAGGCGCTGGCCAATATTGCCGAACCGATCAGGTATCAGCCCGGCGATCTGATTTTCTCCGAGGGAGATCCGGCGGCGGGCTTTTTTCTTGTTCTTTCCGGGCAGGTGAAGGTGTTCAAGATGTCATTTGACGGCAAGGAGCAGGTGCTCCATTTCGTCGGGCCGGATGAAATTTTTGCCGAAGTCCCGGTCTATTCCGGGGGAGCCTATCCGGCCAATGCCGCGGCGTTGCGTGAGACGAAAACCTTTTTCTTTCCCAGGGCCGCCATTCGCAGGCTTCTGGCCAAGGATCCGAATCTGGCCATGAACATGCTGGCCGACCTGTCGAAGCGGCTGCGTCAGTTGACCAGGCTGGTGGAAAACCTGTCCCTCAAGGAAAGCCCGGCCCGGCTGGCGGCGTATCTGCTGCATGCCGGCAGCGAGCTGGTGCGGGCGGACGAAGTGGAACTGGATGTAACCAAGGGCCAGCTGGCCACCCTGCTGGGCACCACGCCGGAAACCCTCTCCAGGACCCTGAAAAAGATGTCCGAAAACGGCGTGATCGAGGTCCACGGGCGCACCATCCGGCTCCTGGACAAGGCGGCCCTGGAGGATATGGCCGCGGGATGATCAGCTACGTTGAGCCGACACCTTGAACTATCGGGTGGGTGAAATTCTTTCCGGCTGGTCCTGCCGGACAAACATGCCCGGTCGGCAGGATGGGTGACCGCAGGAGAGCAGGACGCGCTGTCCTGGATGGGCGACAGCAAGCTTTTCGCCCCGCTCGTTCTCCAGGCCATACTCCGACGCCTCCACCACAGGGCGCCGCAGGCCCGGCAACACCAGTTCCAAAGGTTTGGCCGCGTCCCAGCGATCCAGAACCTGGACCATCCATTTTTCCTGTCCTTCCTGACGGATCAGGTGGCCGACCATGGTCATCCGGCCTGCGCAATCCCAGCGTCTGGCGGTCGTACTCGGAGCACCGGGAAGAAAGAAGCCGGAATCCATGGGTCGATGCAAAGCCAGTCCAAGTTCATGCAGATACAAACTCGGCCGGAATCGCCCCATGCCCAGATCATCCAATGCCGTGCGATAGACGTCGCAAGTCAGGGCGACATAGGCCGCGGAACGCATCCGGCCTTCGATTTTCACGGCCCTGATTTGGTTTTTCCAAATCCAGGGCAGATATTTGACCAGGCAGAGATCGCGCGGGCTGAAAAAGGCCGTATAATCCTCGTCCTCCAAAACTTCCCACAGAATTTCGCCAGGCCGCAGCTGTTCTTCCACGGCCATGGCCTTTGCCCGATACTTGAACCGGCAGGGCTGGGTGCAGCTGCCCTTGTTCGCGGAGCGGGCGTTCAGATAGGCGCTCAGCGAACAGCGTCCGGACAGGGCCAGACACATGGCGCCGTGGACGAACATTTCCAGTTCCAAATCCGGCACGGCCCGGGCCAGGCTCCGGATATCGCCCAAGGCCAGCTCCCGCGCCAGATTGATCCGCGTCGCACCCAACTCGCGCCAGAATGCGGCAGCGGCGCTGTTGCCGGTATTGGCCTGCGTGCTGACATGAATCGGGACATGCGGCAAAATCTTCCGGGCCAGAAAAAACACGCCGGGATCAGCCACGATCAGCCCGTCAACGCAAGCATCGCCCATGTCCGAAAGCAGCTCCAGGCAGGTTCGAACCAGGCCCAGATCCTTCTCCTGGGGAAACGCGTTCAGGCAATAGTAGATTTTGACATTGGAAGAATGAGCCTGGACCAAGGCATCGGACAAAGCTTCCCGCCCAAAGCCGTCGGCCCCGGCCCGCAGATTCAATGAAGGTCCGCCGAGATACACGGCATCCGCGCCGTAGAGCAACGCAGCCTGGAATTTGACGGGATTGCCGGCCGGCGCCAGCAGTTCAGGGCAAGGCGAATGAAAAGCCATCAGCAGTTGTCAATGCGCGATCAGACGGAAAGCCCCTGTTGGACACGACGTTCCTTCATCGTCTCCAACAACTCGGCGGATACGAACAAACCGCCGCGGCCGACGCCTAATTGGACATCCGGCTTGACGGAGCCGTGGAAATCCGACCCGCCGGTGACCAGAAAATCCATCTCCCGCGCCAGTTGCAGGTACAGGTTGGTCTGATCCGGCCGATGCAAGGTGTAATGTGCTTCAATACCGTCCAGGCCCAATTCCTTGAGCTGGCGCAGAACACCCCGAAGATCCGGCCCCTGCAATCCGAGCAGAAACGGATGCGCCAGGACCACCGTGGCTCCGACGGATTTCAAGAGCTCAATGCCCTGGCGAGGGTCCAGCTTGACTTTGGGAATATACGCCTTGCCCTCGGAACCGAGATAATCCCGGAAGGCTTCGCCGGTATCCCGCACATATCCCTTGGCCTGCATCACCTGGGCAATATGGGGGCGGCCCACGGCATCGCCTCCGGCCACGGCCAGAACCTCTTCATAGACAATTTCCATATCCAGGGCGTTGAGT
This genomic window contains:
- a CDS encoding SulP family inorganic anion transporter produces the protein MNDPSAASSSRSLTREILNDIGSVKCLSGISIGLVISLMLIIIQVSFAAMIFSGPLEVHAQRGMGLTMAGAVALLLISALFSSFRPTITAPQDAPVAIFAGAAAGIAVTLGTGYTEAAFITVVAALILSTMATAVFFLLAGVMRFAGYIRFMPYPVVAGFLAGTGWLLSKGSLEVMTGFSMTWSTVPALLSTEALMLWAPGAAYALLLFFCLRRWSHFLILPGSMIVGLILYHLAMPVFDLDMEQARESGLFFASFSSAHLWPVFSLSDYQFIQWNALFPQLPTLAIIPFISLLGFLLNTGGIELAAQRDLDLNRELLVNSGGNALAALAGSSAGYTSLSLAMLGFKTGADTRIVGLTATAMFIATLFFGGQIISIFPKALLGGFLLLLGLFFLSDWILDTYKRMPRADYMIVVGVFATIGIFGYLYGVLLGLLATVTLFVAKLTRIPAVESTSTCAQTRSRKARPLPHQRLLAEHGRSAYIFNLNGFLFFGSVNALTSAVMQAWTNEEARFILVDFQKVTGFDISAVNNFVRLAQRISARNENFILTAPPGLFVDLFNQVAGPETASKVRIFPDKNTALEWIEDQLLNTALTTMAKATPDSRRRSHGQLFDEVADDLLDQLEQQEHVETLLERIRPYLEARSFAAGQELLEENAPAPGMFFIHQGAVRESVTVSSGRSTTLRTLGQGTFFAVPAAYEPWRSCCSYQAESAVETFLLTPEALRELESVDPRTAQEIHRLVVSSLVRA
- a CDS encoding Crp/Fnr family transcriptional regulator, whose amino-acid sequence is MDEHITTLLGKMPVFQGLSTQQLQALANIAEPIRYQPGDLIFSEGDPAAGFFLVLSGQVKVFKMSFDGKEQVLHFVGPDEIFAEVPVYSGGAYPANAAALRETKTFFFPRAAIRRLLAKDPNLAMNMLADLSKRLRQLTRLVENLSLKESPARLAAYLLHAGSELVRADEVELDVTKGQLATLLGTTPETLSRTLKKMSENGVIEVHGRTIRLLDKAALEDMAAG
- a CDS encoding APC family permease → MPDATSCRPASNEKLRGGLSVADGVAVLVGVVIGIGIFGFPPLVAQQAETPYIYMGLWLAGGLIMLLGALCYAELGSTYPHAGGEYHFLQRAWGSGVGVLFAWARGTVIQTGSIAAVAFIYGEYAQQLVPLGAWGAAMHAAVAIMGLTALNIVGTREAKRAQILFSSMTVLALALVIGGGLLKSAPAMAEPIIGAGTSTALSGNPAGALGMGMVFVLLTYGGWNETAYLSGELRDPQRSMSRVLLLGAAIVIFVYVLANLSYLHIFGLEGLRETHAVGAQMMQLVAGPRAAFLLSVMVCIVALSTLNATILTGARVYYALGRDVPRLSMLGAWSERSETPVRALALQGLITLALVLFGAMTQDGIGTMVAYTAPVFWLFMLLTAMSVFALRHRDPLRRRPFRVPVYPLTPLLFGITCLGLLWSSTLYAGPGAIVGLGVLAAGAPLLLLRGRNTSTG
- a CDS encoding PHP domain-containing protein encodes the protein MPGIDLHTHSNASDGTLTPTELIQTAVAAGLEAIALTDHDTTGGLDEASRAAENLGIEFIPGCELSVVSPHGNMHILGYWIPSGQSALSDSLQYLRDRRHERNHLIMAKLNALDMEIVYEEVLAVAGGDAVGRPHIAQVMQAKGYVRDTGEAFRDYLGSEGKAYIPKVKLDPRQGIELLKSVGATVVLAHPFLLGLQGPDLRGVLRQLKELGLDGIEAHYTLHRPDQTNLYLQLAREMDFLVTGGSDFHGSVKPDVQLGVGRGGLFVSAELLETMKERRVQQGLSV
- a CDS encoding peptidase U32 family protein, producing MAFHSPCPELLAPAGNPVKFQAALLYGADAVYLGGPSLNLRAGADGFGREALSDALVQAHSSNVKIYYCLNAFPQEKDLGLVRTCLELLSDMGDACVDGLIVADPGVFFLARKILPHVPIHVSTQANTGNSAAAAFWRELGATRINLARELALGDIRSLARAVPDLELEMFVHGAMCLALSGRCSLSAYLNARSANKGSCTQPCRFKYRAKAMAVEEQLRPGEILWEVLEDEDYTAFFSPRDLCLVKYLPWIWKNQIRAVKIEGRMRSAAYVALTCDVYRTALDDLGMGRFRPSLYLHELGLALHRPMDSGFFLPGAPSTTARRWDCAGRMTMVGHLIRQEGQEKWMVQVLDRWDAAKPLELVLPGLRRPVVEASEYGLENERGEKLAVAHPGQRVLLSCGHPSCRPGMFVRQDQPERISPTR
- a CDS encoding SAM-dependent methyltransferase, with the protein product MMSSICGSFAQPGRRTLWATILVVCLLTAPGINWWSASEAGASPQLSVIYVPTPERLVHRMLEMAEVREDDYVIDLGSGDGRIVVAAVRDFNARAAHGIDLDPQRVAEGRENARRAGVEDRATFEEGDLFEMDFSEATVLTMYLLQTLNLRLRPVILETMRPGTRVVSHAFNMGDWEPDQHEVVDGRNAYLWIVPAQVQGRWQLSTADGREVTLSLTQSYQNISGHAVVEGASMDLNDVNLRGDEIRFVIGSDNYVGRVEGDTMVPVQTSGAAQGWNARRN
- a CDS encoding DUF2156 domain-containing protein, with the translated sequence MPIEFHPVSLRDQEQYLLLLAQCSQKTSDYSFANIFGWAEEYGLEWFFEKDLVWIRQQKPEPVYWAPIGSWEKIDWEEHATRLRSARFQRVPEELARIWRGCFGERLVVSDARGQWDYIYLVRELVELKGNRFHKKKNHFNQFDRNYQAVYHDLDMDCVERVLEMQQNWCSWKECAHSDALEAENTAIGRVLKEWDRIPGLKGGVLEVNEEIVAYTVAEALTENTMVIHFEKGHTGYKGVYQAINKLFLANAASGFEYVNREQDLDDEGLRKAKLSYNPVRFLKKSSVRFLG